A window from Opitutia bacterium ISCC 52 encodes these proteins:
- a CDS encoding PSD1 and planctomycete cytochrome C domain-containing protein, with product MPTLSKISISLTLLLGISPLVAEDTIDFRRDIEPILERRCIACHGPDEVESDFRVDRKATLIGGGGSGIETVLPGDPVGSYLIELVREPDDEYRMPYDEDAIPEEEIVLLEKWIEEGAKLPDDFEEEADLGTIDHWSLLPVERPDVPSIRGTSNPIDAFLRQRLDEKGLAYNPAADARSLIRRTSILMTGLPPSAEQVETFSKAYARNEDRAYTRLVDELLESPHFGERWAQHWLDVIRWAETNGSEANLYRKNAWYYRDYVINAFNEDKPYDQFITEQLAGDQMNVGEATGFIVAGPHVPTATVGREPSAIRQARADRMDEIMQTVGASMLGMTVSCARCHNHKFDPISIKDYYSLTAVFQGIEFGARYPELAEDNPLLKREQKLKLALNSERSKLRSQGTYWEEDWTGWNELHFPATETKAVRLAFTTKNVGVEEIELYGPKAPTTNLALSSLGSVAKTDDSMTQIRSEVFFANDGELSTNRWRSAAPKDSDEKPWLILEFQEPQTVDRLVISSNKHYFLETDYLTSFTPGTNYTYTLQALQTDSTWRDIAATRKVEPEENVSTEKAAVLENIQSLIVQMAEEGQQPSFVGQFIDPVTSYVLHRGSPENPKQEVLPAGFDSLEGDLGLDSSSPDPERRMEFANWLTEPDHPLTARVMANRIWSHIFGTGIVATPSDFGTVGAPPTNQPLLDWMAAEFVEPTVTGGEPWSVKNLIRTILLTDAYRQSSAPREDGLAADGSTLYLWRFPPRRVEAEVIRDGILQASGKLDPQLGGQSFRIHNEKKTYAQWQVVDNHGPHTWRRMIYQERMRRVDDQIFTAFDFPDCGQIRARRPVSTTPLQALNLMNSPFAIEQAGFIAERAQEATNGDEVAATKELFNIILGRQPTSAELEASMEVTRSGGLALVSRSLINSNEFAFLP from the coding sequence ATGCCTACTCTTTCTAAAATTTCAATCAGCCTAACTCTCCTGCTCGGGATCAGCCCCCTGGTAGCCGAAGACACAATTGATTTTCGCCGCGATATCGAGCCCATCCTCGAAAGACGCTGTATCGCCTGCCATGGCCCAGACGAAGTGGAGTCGGATTTCCGCGTAGACCGCAAGGCTACGCTCATTGGGGGTGGAGGCTCCGGGATCGAAACCGTCCTTCCTGGCGATCCTGTGGGTAGCTACCTCATCGAACTCGTTCGCGAACCAGATGACGAATACCGCATGCCATACGACGAGGATGCGATACCCGAGGAGGAGATCGTGCTTCTGGAAAAGTGGATCGAAGAAGGGGCCAAGCTTCCGGACGATTTTGAAGAAGAGGCTGATCTCGGAACCATCGATCACTGGTCGCTCCTTCCGGTTGAGCGTCCCGACGTTCCAAGCATAAGAGGAACTAGTAACCCCATCGATGCTTTCCTCCGGCAAAGACTGGATGAAAAAGGACTGGCCTACAATCCAGCGGCGGACGCCCGCTCACTCATCCGTCGCACGTCCATTTTAATGACTGGACTGCCTCCCAGTGCGGAACAAGTTGAAACCTTTTCCAAGGCCTATGCCAGGAACGAGGATCGCGCCTACACGCGATTAGTCGATGAACTCCTGGAGTCACCTCACTTTGGCGAGCGATGGGCGCAACACTGGCTCGATGTCATCCGTTGGGCGGAGACCAATGGATCGGAGGCCAACCTTTACCGCAAGAATGCCTGGTACTACCGCGACTATGTCATCAACGCTTTCAATGAGGATAAGCCCTACGACCAGTTTATCACCGAACAACTCGCTGGTGACCAAATGAACGTAGGTGAAGCGACCGGATTTATTGTCGCAGGTCCGCACGTTCCGACTGCCACCGTAGGACGCGAACCCAGTGCAATTCGCCAGGCTCGCGCTGACCGTATGGACGAGATCATGCAAACTGTCGGGGCCTCCATGCTGGGCATGACCGTGAGCTGCGCTCGCTGTCACAACCACAAGTTCGATCCTATTTCTATCAAGGATTACTATTCGCTCACCGCTGTCTTCCAAGGCATTGAATTTGGAGCCCGGTATCCCGAGCTCGCTGAGGACAATCCACTCCTGAAACGGGAGCAGAAACTTAAATTAGCGCTAAATTCAGAACGCAGCAAACTTCGCTCCCAAGGAACCTACTGGGAAGAAGATTGGACCGGATGGAACGAGCTGCATTTTCCCGCCACGGAGACCAAAGCGGTGCGTCTCGCTTTCACCACCAAAAACGTGGGGGTCGAAGAAATCGAACTTTACGGCCCAAAGGCACCCACGACCAACCTGGCTCTGTCCTCTCTCGGTTCCGTAGCCAAGACGGACGATTCCATGACACAAATCCGTTCAGAGGTATTCTTCGCAAACGACGGGGAGCTCAGCACAAATCGTTGGCGATCAGCAGCTCCCAAGGATAGCGATGAAAAACCCTGGCTCATTCTTGAATTTCAAGAACCACAAACCGTCGACCGCCTGGTCATCAGCTCCAACAAGCACTACTTTCTCGAAACCGATTACCTGACCAGCTTCACACCAGGCACCAATTATACCTATACCTTACAAGCGCTGCAGACGGACAGCACATGGAGGGATATTGCTGCTACAAGAAAAGTGGAACCTGAGGAAAACGTAAGCACTGAGAAAGCAGCGGTCCTTGAAAACATCCAATCTCTCATCGTCCAAATGGCCGAAGAAGGCCAACAACCAAGTTTCGTCGGGCAGTTTATCGACCCCGTCACAAGCTACGTCTTACACCGGGGTAGTCCTGAAAACCCGAAGCAGGAGGTGCTGCCAGCCGGCTTCGATTCCCTGGAAGGTGACCTGGGTCTCGATTCTTCTTCCCCGGATCCGGAACGGCGCATGGAATTTGCAAACTGGCTGACCGAACCCGATCACCCACTCACAGCCCGCGTCATGGCCAACCGTATCTGGAGTCATATTTTTGGCACCGGTATCGTGGCAACGCCCTCTGATTTTGGAACCGTAGGCGCACCTCCGACCAATCAACCATTGCTGGACTGGATGGCTGCTGAGTTTGTAGAGCCGACCGTAACCGGTGGTGAACCCTGGTCGGTCAAGAACCTCATTCGCACCATTCTATTGACCGACGCCTACCGGCAATCGAGCGCTCCGCGCGAGGATGGATTGGCCGCCGACGGATCGACTCTATATCTCTGGCGCTTCCCGCCTCGCCGGGTTGAAGCAGAGGTCATCCGCGATGGGATTCTGCAAGCGTCCGGAAAGCTCGACCCACAACTGGGGGGACAGAGCTTCCGTATCCACAACGAGAAGAAAACCTACGCCCAGTGGCAGGTAGTGGATAACCACGGGCCACACACCTGGCGCCGTATGATTTATCAGGAACGCATGCGCCGCGTAGACGATCAGATCTTCACCGCCTTTGATTTTCCTGACTGCGGCCAGATTCGTGCTCGACGCCCTGTATCCACAACACCCTTACAAGCATTGAACCTGATGAACAGCCCTTTCGCGATTGAGCAAGCAGGGTTCATTGCCGAGCGGGCACAAGAGGCAACGAATGGAGACGAAGTCGCCGCTACCAAAGAACTATTCAATATCATACTCGGAAGACAGCCGACCTCAGCTGAGCTGGAAGCTTCAATGGAGGTCACACGAAGTGGAGGTCTGGCACTGGTTAGCCGCTCCCTGATCAATTCCAACGAATTTGCATTTCTACCATGA
- a CDS encoding AraC family transcriptional regulator: protein MSENQIGNTAVLIQNSSDLLAELRDKTRMTAAMAVLSEEQNRGVVLASFPGTGDHAYVPRIGFHFHLHPTAPGKAILAALPELRQNDLLARMNFRKFTEKTCRDASAFKKDLAQCSEQGYAVDVGEYAEGINCLGTSICDQDGQPLAAIWITAHSLDLPVDAFPALANDLKRVAQEIGERLARNNPDTSTYVTETLKQAKQFMDENFANEETIYEFVQDLNMSESWFRTCFRKTFGISPMQYRQKLVYDKARSLLEHTQLSIKEIAFQLGFDTQNYFSRAFKNQQGVSPAQFRSQVQEASSEESSE from the coding sequence ATGAGTGAAAACCAAATTGGAAACACGGCTGTTCTTATACAGAATTCTTCCGACTTGCTGGCGGAACTGCGGGATAAGACCCGCATGACGGCGGCGATGGCGGTTCTGTCTGAGGAACAGAACCGTGGGGTGGTCTTGGCCTCCTTTCCAGGAACGGGGGACCACGCCTATGTCCCACGAATTGGTTTTCACTTTCATTTGCATCCAACTGCCCCAGGGAAAGCAATACTGGCTGCCCTGCCGGAACTTCGGCAAAACGATTTGTTGGCTCGGATGAATTTCAGGAAATTTACAGAAAAGACCTGTAGGGATGCATCGGCTTTCAAGAAGGATCTCGCGCAATGTTCGGAGCAGGGATATGCGGTGGATGTCGGCGAGTATGCGGAAGGGATCAATTGCCTCGGTACTAGTATTTGTGATCAGGATGGCCAACCGCTCGCTGCTATTTGGATCACCGCCCATTCGCTGGACTTACCCGTCGATGCATTCCCAGCATTGGCCAATGATCTGAAGCGGGTGGCTCAAGAGATCGGCGAGCGGCTTGCGAGAAACAACCCGGATACCTCCACCTACGTCACCGAAACGCTGAAGCAGGCCAAACAGTTTATGGATGAGAATTTTGCCAATGAGGAGACCATCTATGAATTCGTGCAGGATCTTAACATGAGCGAGAGTTGGTTTCGCACCTGCTTCCGGAAGACCTTTGGTATCAGTCCGATGCAGTATCGGCAAAAGCTAGTCTACGATAAGGCCCGAAGCCTGCTCGAACATACGCAACTCAGTATCAAGGAAATTGCCTTCCAACTGGGTTTCGACACGCAGAACTATTTTTCGCGAGCGTTTAAGAATCAACAAGGCGTTTCTCCCGCTCAGTTTCGAAGTCAGGTCCAAGAAGCCAGCTCTGAGGAGTCATCTGAATAA
- a CDS encoding sulfatase-like hydrolase/transferase, with translation MPETKNFVFRWVTTSFVIAMVGLIHIASAERPNVIVILADDLGYNDLGFQGSEWIKTPHLDQLAAGGTVFTDAHTSASVCSPSRAGFITGRYQQRFGHEANVPKPGQGMETSEYTMGQAFQDIGYATFLVGKWHLGNDEKYYPTRRGFDEFWGLREGSRRYWYEPKGSDRPGNSHAIESNGEQIEFDGFLTDRFTDQAMRMIGSADKPFFLFLSYTAPHGPLEAEEADLARAAKRNPYVALVQNMDDNIGRLVSFLDEKELRENTLIWFFSDNGGTASSASNDPLNGMKGIKFEGGQRVPFVMNWPGHVPAGKSFDGLTSAMDIFPTSFKLAGGERVPKPLDGVDIMPYVTGDKSGSPHAMLFWKKLEGSAARVGDWKLIKTEGLPVMLYNLNNDLGEYDEIANEHPERVDQILYHYDAWNSETVPPRWGEAEIYVKLRRDKYIRFRDRTEPIPLAASRKKESK, from the coding sequence ATGCCTGAAACTAAAAACTTCGTCTTTAGATGGGTGACTACCTCATTCGTAATCGCTATGGTGGGCCTCATACACATTGCGAGTGCCGAACGCCCCAACGTCATCGTCATTCTGGCGGACGACTTGGGTTATAATGATCTTGGTTTTCAGGGATCAGAGTGGATCAAAACACCGCACCTCGACCAGCTTGCTGCAGGAGGCACTGTATTCACAGATGCCCATACATCTGCATCCGTTTGCAGTCCGTCGCGGGCAGGATTCATTACCGGTCGTTATCAACAACGCTTTGGCCACGAGGCAAACGTTCCTAAACCGGGACAGGGAATGGAAACCAGTGAGTACACAATGGGCCAGGCCTTCCAGGATATCGGATACGCCACGTTCCTGGTCGGCAAATGGCATCTCGGCAACGATGAAAAATACTATCCGACACGTCGAGGTTTCGACGAGTTTTGGGGTCTGCGGGAAGGAAGCCGTCGCTATTGGTATGAACCGAAAGGATCAGACCGACCGGGCAATAGTCATGCCATCGAGAGTAATGGCGAGCAGATCGAATTCGATGGCTTCTTGACAGACCGGTTCACCGATCAGGCTATGCGTATGATTGGCTCTGCCGATAAACCGTTCTTTCTATTTCTTTCCTACACGGCGCCGCACGGGCCACTAGAAGCCGAAGAGGCCGATCTCGCACGAGCTGCAAAGCGAAATCCCTATGTGGCCCTTGTGCAAAACATGGACGACAACATTGGCCGCCTGGTCTCATTCCTCGATGAAAAGGAACTGCGCGAAAACACACTCATCTGGTTTTTCAGTGACAACGGCGGTACGGCTAGCTCGGCTTCAAACGATCCACTCAATGGTATGAAAGGCATAAAGTTCGAAGGCGGCCAGCGGGTGCCCTTCGTCATGAACTGGCCCGGCCACGTCCCCGCGGGAAAATCCTTCGACGGGTTGACTTCGGCCATGGATATCTTTCCCACCAGTTTCAAACTCGCTGGCGGCGAGCGCGTCCCCAAACCACTAGATGGAGTGGATATCATGCCGTATGTGACAGGCGACAAAAGCGGATCGCCCCACGCGATGCTGTTTTGGAAAAAGCTGGAAGGCTCCGCAGCTCGTGTAGGTGACTGGAAGCTGATCAAGACGGAGGGCTTGCCGGTCATGCTCTACAACTTAAACAACGACCTGGGCGAATACGACGAAATCGCCAATGAACATCCAGAGAGAGTCGATCAAATCCTTTATCATTACGATGCGTGGAATTCCGAAACGGTACCTCCACGCTGGGGCGAAGCGGAAATCTACGTGAAGCTCCGACGAGATAAGTACATTCGTTTTCGCGATCGTACTGAACCCATTCCACTAGCAGCTTCCCGAAAAAAAGAGAGTAAGTGA
- a CDS encoding alpha/beta hydrolase fold domain-containing protein → MKYLRSLQSVLNYVPILALIGSCQFISAQTSNEDAQKEQRIQMWLDDQDKNQDGKVSPDEAIRQMKSNFNNLDRNKDGFIDRAELGQLADQLSGNRNRNGGNRNEAPSQDNRQQNQANRSASDSVLLIENIPYAGTDNPRQMLDLLLPKDLEGEPLPVVVFIHGGGWRNGNKQGGRNRVNPFVASGNYAGVTVAYRLSGEAQWPSQIHDCKAAIRWIRAHAKQYNLNADRIGVWGTSAGGHLVTMLGTSGDVKAMDGSLGSNNEYSSRVTCVVDFFGPTNFLTMNETAIESARLDHDAADSPESLLIGGAIQDNPEKVATADPITYVSADDPAILIVHGTMDPLVSFNQSELLYAALEKKGVEKTLITVEGGEHGRGFPPLTGELVERFFDHHLRGNKTSWSDQTVQAVATRRGR, encoded by the coding sequence ATGAAATACTTAAGATCGCTCCAATCTGTGCTCAATTATGTGCCTATCCTGGCGCTTATCGGTAGTTGTCAGTTCATTTCCGCACAAACCTCCAACGAAGATGCGCAAAAGGAGCAACGTATCCAGATGTGGTTGGACGATCAGGATAAAAACCAGGATGGTAAAGTCTCTCCCGATGAAGCCATTCGTCAGATGAAGTCCAACTTCAACAACCTGGATCGTAACAAGGATGGTTTTATTGATCGGGCTGAGCTGGGCCAATTAGCCGACCAGTTGTCAGGGAATCGTAACCGGAATGGAGGCAATCGTAACGAAGCACCTTCCCAAGATAATCGTCAGCAAAACCAAGCCAACCGTTCTGCTTCAGATTCGGTACTGCTGATCGAAAACATCCCCTATGCCGGCACGGACAATCCGCGTCAAATGCTTGACCTGCTGTTACCGAAAGATCTCGAAGGTGAACCATTGCCGGTTGTCGTTTTCATCCACGGTGGCGGCTGGCGAAATGGTAATAAGCAAGGCGGTCGCAATCGGGTTAATCCATTCGTTGCCAGTGGTAACTATGCCGGAGTAACCGTCGCTTACCGCCTGAGCGGAGAAGCCCAATGGCCATCTCAGATCCACGACTGTAAGGCTGCTATTCGTTGGATTCGTGCCCATGCCAAACAATACAATCTCAATGCAGACCGTATTGGTGTTTGGGGAACCTCAGCTGGCGGACATCTCGTGACCATGCTCGGAACCAGCGGAGATGTGAAGGCCATGGATGGTTCACTGGGATCCAACAATGAGTATTCAAGCCGAGTGACTTGTGTGGTCGACTTTTTTGGTCCAACCAACTTTCTGACTATGAATGAAACAGCTATTGAGTCTGCCCGATTGGACCACGACGCAGCAGATTCTCCAGAGTCGCTACTCATCGGCGGTGCCATTCAGGATAATCCGGAGAAGGTAGCCACGGCTGATCCCATTACCTATGTAAGTGCCGACGATCCGGCTATCCTCATCGTGCATGGGACCATGGATCCTTTAGTCTCTTTCAATCAGTCGGAGCTTCTTTATGCGGCATTGGAGAAGAAGGGAGTTGAGAAAACCCTCATCACCGTCGAAGGCGGCGAACACGGTCGGGGGTTCCCTCCCCTAACCGGTGAGCTCGTCGAAAGATTCTTTGATCACCACCTACGGGGAAACAAAACAAGTTGGTCCGATCAGACGGTTCAGGCGGTCGCCACTAGACGAGGGCGTTAG
- a CDS encoding sulfatase: protein MDLNSIKKTHALALFGAALGLLGGCANQKPVATAPNVLFIAIDDMNDWTTLFDPNNPIQTPNLQRLAARGTFFNKAYCVSPACNPSRTAILTGLHPSTTGVYGNKDSWRTLVPDAVTLPQYFKDNGYATQGAGKIFHHGDAGKDRADNPSFEKFFDMLATRAPDTNHNGYTEGLLAKTVFDWGVHDQKIIDLDTVEWVEEAMDKSSNKPSFMAAGIFRPHMPFYSNQATWDRYPYQGLIMPPVQDNDLDDVGAIARNMANKEFFITDNVLGKTEQHPGSLHTFVKSYQAASDYADQMVGRVLDKLDATGEADNTIIVLFSDHGYHLGDKKSCVKFTLWEKANHVPFIIVAPGVTEPGTVCEQPVSLLDIYPTLIDLCGLPQKEDLDGESLLPLLKDPNTSWERPALMTMGRGNHAIRSERWRYIRYSDGSEELYDHDNDPWEWENLAMHPQYAPVLADHRRWIPETEVPWQIDESKNWIYTREIWDDKPTNEK from the coding sequence ATGGATTTAAATTCAATTAAGAAGACCCATGCATTGGCGTTATTTGGAGCGGCATTGGGCCTGCTAGGCGGGTGCGCGAATCAGAAACCGGTGGCCACTGCCCCCAACGTTCTTTTCATCGCCATCGATGACATGAATGATTGGACTACCCTCTTCGATCCGAACAATCCCATCCAGACACCCAACCTGCAGCGTCTCGCCGCTCGCGGTACCTTTTTCAATAAAGCTTACTGTGTCTCCCCAGCCTGCAATCCTTCACGCACGGCGATCTTAACAGGTCTCCATCCATCAACGACCGGGGTCTACGGAAACAAAGACAGTTGGCGAACCTTAGTCCCAGATGCAGTGACGTTGCCTCAATATTTTAAAGACAATGGTTATGCCACCCAAGGGGCTGGTAAAATTTTCCACCACGGAGATGCCGGGAAGGATCGCGCTGACAATCCGTCCTTTGAGAAGTTTTTTGATATGCTGGCCACTCGTGCACCAGACACTAACCACAATGGCTATACCGAAGGTTTGTTGGCAAAGACTGTATTCGACTGGGGGGTACACGATCAAAAGATCATTGATCTCGATACGGTTGAATGGGTCGAGGAAGCCATGGATAAGTCGTCCAATAAACCTAGCTTCATGGCAGCTGGTATATTCCGACCACACATGCCCTTCTATTCAAACCAAGCTACTTGGGACAGGTATCCCTACCAAGGATTGATCATGCCCCCTGTTCAGGACAATGACCTCGACGACGTCGGAGCCATTGCACGCAACATGGCCAACAAAGAATTTTTCATCACCGACAATGTGCTAGGGAAAACGGAACAGCATCCGGGAAGTCTCCACACCTTTGTGAAAAGCTACCAGGCAGCATCGGACTATGCGGACCAGATGGTCGGCCGGGTGCTAGACAAACTCGATGCGACAGGCGAGGCCGACAATACCATCATCGTTCTATTTTCCGATCACGGTTATCACCTCGGTGACAAGAAAAGTTGCGTGAAGTTTACCCTCTGGGAAAAGGCCAACCACGTGCCTTTCATAATCGTTGCCCCTGGCGTCACCGAACCAGGAACGGTTTGCGAACAGCCCGTGAGTTTACTCGATATATATCCAACTCTAATCGACCTTTGTGGACTTCCGCAGAAAGAGGACCTGGATGGTGAAAGCCTGCTACCCCTGCTGAAAGATCCAAATACAAGTTGGGAGCGTCCGGCATTGATGACGATGGGGCGTGGCAACCATGCAATCCGATCCGAGCGCTGGCGCTACATTCGTTACAGCGACGGAAGTGAGGAGCTCTATGACCATGATAACGATCCCTGGGAATGGGAGAACCTAGCGATGCATCCTCAATATGCTCCTGTCCTCGCCGATCATCGAAGATGGATTCCAGAAACTGAAGTGCCCTGGCAAATCGATGAGTCAAAAAACTGGATCTACACCCGAGAGATATGGGATGATAAACCGACGAATGAGAAGTAG
- a CDS encoding sulfatase, translated as MKHLNLQFLLAVVTILSCFAADQPNVLIIFTDDQGYGDVACYGNELIKTPRLDQMAREGTLFTDFYAQPVCGPSRSALLTGRYPIRSKGWDMPAEEITFAELLKPAGYQTACIGKWDVSNRKAIIGRMPNAQGFDYYFGPLGANDGGTVKFHHNNEPAGQTTDMGSLTRLYTDKAIDYLENKRKSDQPFLLYLAHTMMHTNIDASPKFKGTSDGGLYGDVVEEFDIETGRLLDRLDALGLSENTLVIFTSDNGPWSQPRYTLVKQGRIGRPNSSNPAWFMPEGTIFWGDPGPLRGAKGSAYEGGSRVPCIVRWPGKVPAGKTSDALWATIDFLPTIVSLAGADLPSDKAIDGQDQSDLLFGNTDEGRDTFIYDQVRQVDSPYLGIGIRKGNWKLLLPGREPAKPHRYVMDYGTNDYELYDLESDIGERWNLAHDYPEVVKALEKELNQFMAAIETE; from the coding sequence ATGAAGCATCTAAATCTCCAATTTCTATTGGCTGTTGTCACAATCCTATCCTGTTTCGCTGCAGATCAACCCAATGTGTTGATCATCTTCACCGACGACCAGGGTTATGGGGATGTCGCATGCTATGGCAATGAGCTGATCAAAACGCCTCGGCTTGATCAGATGGCACGAGAAGGGACGCTCTTTACCGACTTCTATGCTCAACCGGTATGTGGACCCTCGCGTTCTGCCCTTTTGACCGGTCGCTATCCTATCCGAAGTAAAGGCTGGGATATGCCAGCCGAGGAAATCACCTTTGCTGAGTTACTTAAACCTGCAGGCTACCAGACCGCCTGCATCGGCAAGTGGGATGTTTCGAATCGTAAAGCCATCATCGGCCGCATGCCGAATGCCCAGGGTTTTGATTATTACTTTGGCCCACTGGGAGCGAACGACGGTGGCACCGTAAAGTTTCATCACAACAACGAGCCTGCCGGGCAAACAACGGATATGGGAAGCCTGACTCGATTGTACACCGATAAGGCCATCGACTATTTGGAAAACAAACGGAAGTCAGATCAACCGTTCCTCCTCTACCTGGCGCATACGATGATGCATACCAATATTGATGCCTCTCCCAAGTTCAAAGGAACCTCGGACGGAGGATTGTATGGGGATGTGGTTGAGGAATTTGATATTGAAACCGGACGATTGCTGGACCGCCTCGATGCGCTGGGATTGAGTGAAAACACCCTGGTCATTTTTACCTCCGATAATGGCCCCTGGAGTCAGCCGCGATACACCCTCGTGAAGCAGGGACGCATCGGTAGACCCAACAGCAGCAATCCTGCATGGTTTATGCCGGAGGGCACCATTTTCTGGGGAGACCCAGGACCACTCAGAGGCGCCAAGGGTTCTGCATACGAAGGAGGCTCCCGCGTTCCCTGTATCGTCCGGTGGCCGGGTAAAGTTCCAGCAGGAAAGACTTCAGATGCCCTTTGGGCCACTATTGATTTTCTACCCACTATTGTCTCACTGGCTGGCGCCGATCTACCTTCAGATAAAGCGATCGATGGGCAGGATCAGAGCGATCTCCTTTTTGGAAACACCGACGAAGGTCGTGATACATTTATCTACGATCAGGTAAGGCAAGTGGACAGCCCTTATCTGGGTATAGGTATTCGCAAGGGAAACTGGAAACTCTTACTCCCGGGGCGCGAGCCCGCAAAACCTCACCGGTATGTCATGGATTATGGAACGAATGACTACGAGCTCTACGATTTGGAATCCGACATCGGGGAACGCTGGAACCTGGCCCATGATTATCCTGAGGTTGTCAAAGCGCTAGAAAAAGAGCTCAATCAATTTATGGCAGCCATTGAGACAGAATAA
- a CDS encoding sulfatase-like hydrolase/transferase, whose amino-acid sequence MKTIICLFGCLFGSILFADSASPNIVLILADDQGWNALYSPTDPDVVGSKSDFYQTPNTDRLLGEGMCFTDAYAPAPVCSPTRHSIQFGISPAKTRVTHNDPQHKQFCDPNLAIPNLIKKADSRYVTAHFGKWHVSVSPEDCGYDESDGDTGNREGSNSKSKEDPKRTFEVTDRAVDFLDRTARTEQPFFLQVSYYADHLTFKSNPKTLEKYKNQPKGERHSDPVFAGMNEDLDTGVGQILEAIDRLGISDDTYVIYTADNGYDESPRKLHGNPRRKAWPLSYSKGFVFEGGIRVPFIVRGPGIKAGSISRAPVVGYDLMPTILNWIDPAFELPEIIEGGSLLTVLANGGRGSIERSNDFLLFHYPTGVWPAQSSLRQGDFKIVKTWAFDRVELFDLRYDRSESKDLSQSMPERADAMHTRMMDYLDSVNTIYPPEQELAFDRQGLLMKKAGTGWRSGN is encoded by the coding sequence ATGAAAACAATTATTTGTCTTTTCGGCTGCCTATTTGGTTCGATCTTATTCGCCGATAGTGCTTCACCCAACATCGTCCTGATTCTGGCTGACGATCAGGGGTGGAACGCCCTCTACAGTCCAACCGATCCTGATGTAGTCGGATCGAAAAGCGATTTTTACCAGACACCCAATACAGATCGTCTCTTAGGAGAAGGTATGTGCTTTACCGATGCCTATGCACCGGCTCCGGTCTGTTCCCCAACAAGACACAGTATTCAGTTTGGTATCAGTCCGGCTAAGACTCGGGTGACGCACAACGACCCGCAGCACAAACAATTCTGTGATCCCAACCTGGCTATTCCAAATTTGATTAAGAAAGCGGATTCCCGTTATGTCACCGCCCACTTCGGTAAGTGGCATGTATCGGTGAGCCCAGAGGATTGTGGCTATGACGAATCAGATGGTGACACTGGTAACCGGGAGGGCAGTAACAGTAAGAGCAAAGAGGATCCCAAGCGAACATTTGAGGTAACTGATCGTGCCGTTGATTTCCTGGATAGAACGGCAAGAACGGAACAGCCATTCTTTCTGCAGGTTTCCTACTACGCCGATCACCTGACCTTTAAATCGAACCCGAAGACGCTGGAGAAATATAAAAACCAGCCGAAGGGTGAGCGACATTCGGACCCCGTGTTTGCCGGCATGAATGAAGACCTGGATACCGGTGTTGGTCAAATTCTCGAAGCGATTGATCGTCTAGGCATTTCGGATGACACCTACGTCATTTATACCGCCGATAACGGTTATGACGAATCACCACGAAAACTGCATGGCAATCCCCGGCGCAAAGCCTGGCCGTTGAGCTACAGCAAAGGCTTTGTATTCGAAGGTGGGATACGTGTGCCTTTTATCGTGCGAGGTCCGGGAATCAAAGCTGGATCCATATCAAGAGCACCGGTAGTCGGCTACGATCTCATGCCAACTATCCTCAACTGGATTGACCCGGCGTTTGAACTGCCCGAAATCATTGAAGGAGGTAGCCTCCTAACAGTGCTGGCTAATGGCGGCCGTGGCTCAATCGAAAGGTCTAACGACTTTCTACTGTTCCACTATCCAACTGGGGTGTGGCCGGCCCAATCATCATTGCGGCAAGGGGATTTCAAGATCGTAAAGACCTGGGCTTTCGACCGTGTAGAGCTGTTTGACCTACGCTACGATCGAAGTGAGTCCAAAGACCTTAGTCAATCGATGCCTGAACGAGCGGATGCGATGCACACAAGAATGATGGATTACCTGGATTCCGTGAATACGATTTATCCACCAGAGCAAGAACTCGCGTTTGATCGTCAGGGACTGCTCATGAAGAAGGCAGGAACCGGATGGCGATCTGGGAATTAA